In Ischnura elegans chromosome 6, ioIscEleg1.1, whole genome shotgun sequence, one genomic interval encodes:
- the LOC124160580 gene encoding uncharacterized protein LOC124160580, translated as MQAQEKIWEKRYRRLDGKVSMALSMLTELKKELKSKPVVNEESISVNRKFPLKTLDDVEELERELSEDVSLHNNLVTQIARICGDEEQPSVYKILYFVFTDEAAKHFCLTGKSGVEGMKKKKFMGTKICSVIMGECLRVLCLSLISTLMYT; from the exons atgCAAGCTCAGGAGAAGATATGGGAAAAGAGATACAGGAGATTAGATGGGAAGGTGAGCATGGCTTTAAGCATGCTcacagaattaaagaaagagctaAAGTCCAAGCCTGTAGTGAATGAAGAGAGCATTTCCGTCAACCGGAAATTCCCTCTTAAAACTTTGGATGATGTAGAGGAGCTTGAGAGGGAACTGTCAGAGGATGTATCTCTCCACAATAATTTG gtTACTCAAATTGCTCGCATTTGTGGTGATGAGGAGCAGCCCTCagtatacaaaattttatattttgtattcactGACGAAGCAGCGAAGCACTTCTGCCTCACCGGAAAGTCTGGAGTTGAggggatgaagaagaaaaagtttaTGGGAACGAAAATATGCAGTGTCATTATGGGTGAGTGTCTTCGTGTATTATGTCTATCATTAATCAGTACTCTAATGTATACTTAA